Part of the Mobula hypostoma chromosome 15, sMobHyp1.1, whole genome shotgun sequence genome is shown below.
aaacagagagagagagagagaaagagagaaagagaaatttTCAGCAAGTGTTTGCAGGGTTAAACTCCTACCTGTTTATTCATCAGGATATAGATGAGTGGGTTGTAGAGAGCTGAACTTTTGGCAAAAAAAGCTGGTATGGTCATGAAGATTGGACCAAAATCACTGCCCTGATTGGTGAAAATGTAGACAGCTACTCCAGCATACGGCAGCCAACACACGAGGAAGGCAATCACCATTATGATCACCATGCGGGTGACTTCCCTCTCAGCTCTCTGTGTGGACTCCGACTCCTGCTGCTGGGCTGCAGCCTGTATAGAAGAAAGAACATCAGAGAAGGACAGTCAGTACTTGTCTTAATGGTCACATCACCCACTCTGGGGATCCACCAGAGCCCCAGTTATGGAACTGAACATCATCAGGGCTCAGGCATCTGGTCACAGCTTGGCGTAGACCAGTAATTATGGTCTGGTTGTACCTTCACAGAGGTCTTGAGCTCAAATCAAATAGGCCAAGTGCAGGAAGTGAACTCAATAAACCAGCAGCAGATAAAAGAACCACAGAAATTATCAGAGGCATAAATGTCTTTTTGTGTAGAGCCTCCAGACTAACCTCACAAATGTGATGGTTATTGTCTGCAGTGTTGAAGACAGAACATTGCTGCCAAAGAAGGGAACTCACTCAGGCAGAAGGAGATCAGAAACCTACCTCTTTGACTGTGCAGACTAGACGACCATAACAAAAGAATATAACAGTCAGTGGGAGACTGAAATGGACGGTGAACATGTAGATGACAAAGGACTCATTATTCACTTCAGGCTTCGGAGTATAGTAATCAATCCCACACGAACACTGCATTCCCTCTGGGATATATCTGAAACAGAGAAGGCTCCAGGTCACGAGGATTTTAATTGCAAGGTGTTGTATTTGGATTGTGAAATCCAGGTAGGGCTTTCACAACAAACAATAGGGCCCTGGCACTGCTGTAGAATAGAGGGGCCTTGGAGTTCAGCTACATGGTTCATTGAGTGTGGAGACAATGAAGGAGGCttctggcatgttggccttcatcattcaGGGCACCGAATATAGAAGTTGAGAGGTCAcagtgcagttgtacaagatacaGGAGAGACTGCACATGTGAGTACTACATTCAGTTATATAGTCCTGCtatgaaagatgttattaaattggaagaccataagaccataagacaaaggagcagaagtcggccattcggcccatcgagtctgctccgccattttatcacgagctgatccattctcccatttagtcccactcccccaccttctcaccataacctttgatgccctggctactcagatacctatcaatctcttccttaaatacacccaatgacttggcctccactgctgcccgtggcaacaaattccatagactcaccaccctctcactaacaaaatttcttcgcatttctgttttgaatgggtgcccttcaatccttaagtcatgccctctcgtactagactcccccatcatgggaaacaactttgccacatccactgtccatgcctttcaacattcaaaatgtttctatgaggtctcccctcattcttctaaactccaaggaatacagtcctagagcagacaaacattcctcatatgttaaccctctcattcccagaatcattctcgtgaatcttctctgtaccctctccaacgtcagcacatccttttttaaataaggagaccaaaactgcccacagtactccaagtgaggtctcaccagtgccttatagagcctcaacatcacatccctgctcctatactctattcctctagaaatgaatgccaacattgcattcgccttcttcactactgactcaacctggaggttaactttaagggtatcctgtacgaggactcccaagtcccgttgcatctccgaactttgaattctttccccacttaaataatagtctgcccgtttattttttctgccaaagtgcataaccatacactttccaacattgtacttcatttgccacttctctgcccattcttccaatctattcaagtctctctgcagactctctgtttcctcagcactaccaactatcttcgtatcgtcagcaaacttagccacaaagccatctattccataatccaaatcgttgatgtacaatgtaaaaagaagcggccccaacatggacccctgtggaacatcactgataaccggcagccgaccagaataggatccctttattcccactctctgtttcccgccaatcagccaacgctctatccacgtatgtaacgtTCCCgtgattccatgggctcttatcttgttaagtagcctcatgtacggcaccttgtcaaaggccttctgaaaatccaaatatacatcatccactgcatctcccttgtctagcctactggaaGAGAAGATATAGAAGGATATTGTCAGGACTCGAGAGActgagttataggaagaggttggacaggctaggactttactcaTTGAAGTATAAGAGATGGgcaggtgatcttatagaggtgtataaaaatcATGAGGTACGTTGATtgggtgaatgcactcagtcttctAGCCAGGGTTGCAGAAACAAGAACGAGTGAGAGGGACataatttaaaggggacctgaggggcaattcTTTTACACAGAGCCTGTTATGTGTGTGGCCTGAGACACCGgatgaagtggctgaggcaggtacaataacaacttctgAAACGCAGTTGGACAAGTAGATGGATTGAAAATGTTGAGaagattatggaccaaatgctgcaACATGGGAGTAGCTTGGacaggcatcttggttggcatggatcagttgggccaGGTTCCATGCTGTCTGGTTCTACAACTCTGTGGCCCTACTGGAAAGAAAAGCCAAGTATTTACATGGAGCCTTTCACAAGCTCAGAAATTCCTTACTCACTGGTGTCATGTACTAGTTTTGATCATCAGTTTGCCCGTGAAAAACTACTGCAAACATTAGTGAGGTCATAACCAGTAGGTCTGCACTCTCAAGGCTGGCTGAGGAACAAATATATTAGCTCAGACACAGGCGAAAACTTCTCACAAGTCATGACATGGATATTGTCCTCAAAAGCAAAACAGGCTTTCAGTTGAATTCTTCTAATACGGGGTGCTCAACTGACTCAGTACTGACACGCACACGGACTAGGTCCATGAAGAGACTATATCTTCAGGAAAAGAGGAGCTCATAGAGCTTCAATGACCTGTTCCTTAGCTCAGGTGCAGACTGTGTGAAGTGTACACCTTTTCCCTGTGCCTATCTGCCTTCCCACCACCTCCCAGTTCTCAGATCTCCACTCACATCctaaagacatgctggttggttaattggttgttgtgaTTACAGTACCTCTGGTGTAGGTAAACAGCAAATTATTTAAAAGGGTGTTGGATAAGCATGTGTTAGGAAGAATAAGATGCAGGCATTCAGCAAAATAAGAAGAGGGAATGGGACATTAGTGTTCCCTGGGAGCTGGTGTGGAGCcattggaccaaatggcctccaATGTCATAATAAGTATATAAATCTGTTGAGGTCTACAGTAAGTCCTTACTAAGTTACATTTCAACTATTCATTCAAACCAAACAATTCTGGCGTGAGCATTTAAGAGCAATCAGTTGCATATGAAATGTTGAGCTTTCTGGGAGGTAACCTCCTGGTGGAGGGCTGCTAGTGAAATGTGAACAATATTGGAGGCAGAGTATGATACGTGTATTACCTGGACCATCCAAGGAGCGGGGGACCAGCACATGAGAGGGCCATGATCCATGTGAAAGCGACACCAATGATGGCATGTTGGCTGCCAAACCGAAAGTTGCTCATGGGTTTACAAACAACCACGTAGCGTTCAATGGCAAGCACCACAAGGCACCAAAGAGAGACTTCACCTGTTGGACAGAACCAGAGATTAAAGGTGGTCAATTCGTGCATCTGGAACAAAACACAAATTAACTCTGCCAATAAATCCACATCCAAAAAGTCACAAAACCCTGTGTCGAAACCACTTCCAAAGCATACAGCTGTGTCCAACCAACTCCATAACCTTACACTCAAAATTCTACCTCCAAGATCAAACACAATGCCTCATCCAACAAGCAAAATGACAACATCACCTCCAACAAATTAACGTTCCTCCCTCAACACAAAGATCACATTCATGATCTACAAGCCAGTACCAGCGGCAACAAAACAAAAGATACACCAGCCACAGGAACAACAATGTGTCCATGAACAAACTCAAAGGCCACATCAGCTCCAACAGACAGAATATCAACAAGCACACTGACATCACCAATGGCAACAGCGACCGACAAAACTCCACAACAAAAAACAACTGTACACACTGTAAATGTGAGAAAAAGCTTGGTGAGTACAATTGAAGGTCCCCACCATCAGAAACTAGGATACTATAACTAGGAACCAGGCAGAAAAATCAAACACAGGCTCAGGTCCTGTTTTCACAGAGGATAGAGATAATTTTTGCAAACATTGAGCAGTATAGGATGTAGAGAGCGGTGGATCTAAACAACACCAATAATAGTGAAAATACTAATACTTAACTTCTCAGTCAATGCAGGAGAAATAGATGCAGAATTGACTCAACAGAGGATTTACACCATGCAGGGTGGACTCCACTCAGCATTTACACCATGCAGAGCTTACATGGTGCAATACCCTGTGGAATTTATACCACACAGGATTTATATAGAATATAGGACATtaagcacaggccctttggccaacaatgctgtgccaaccttttaaccttctaGAAGATacatctaacccttccctgctacatagccttccagtttctgtcatccatgtgcctaagagtttcttaaatgtgtgCCCCCTGATCTGTTCCTGagtgtctctgttgctattgggCACTCTATAGAATATCCACTAGAGTGATTGTTCCCTTTCTTTTTCTGACTCCCACCGACATTGACTCAataaacaatccctccatgatgacCTCCCGTTCAATAACACCATGCAGAAtttacacacagagagacagatgGTTTACACCATGCAGAAATTACATAATGCACAGTTCACACCACACAGAGTTCACACCACATGGGGTTCACACCACACAGGGTTCACACCACACAGGGTTCACACCATACAGGGTTTACACCACACAGGGTTCACACCACACAGGGTTCACACCACACGGGGTTCACACCATACAGGGTTTACACCACACAGGGTTCACACCACACAGGGTTCACACCATACAGGGTTCACACCACACAGGGTTCACACCACACAGGGTTCACACCACACGGGGTTCACACCATACAGGGTTTACACCACACGGGGTTCACACCACACGGGGTTCACACCATACAGGGTTTACACCACACAGAGTTCACAACACACAGGGTTCACACCACACAGGGTTCATACCGCACAGGGTTTACACCACACAGGGTTCACACCACACAGGGTTCACACCACACAGGGTTCATACCGCACAGGGTTTACACCACACAGGGTTTACACCACACAGGGTTCACACCACACAGGGTTTACACCACACAGGGTTCACACCACACGGGGGTCAAACCACACAGAGTTCACACCACACAGAGTTCACAACACACAGGGTTCATACCACAGGGGGTTCACACCATGCAGAGTTCACACCACAAACAGTTCACACCACACAGGGCTCACACCACACAGGATTCACACTACACAGGGTTCACACCACACAGGGTTCACACCACACAGGGTTCACACCACACAGGATTCACACTACACAGGGTTTACACCACACAGAGTTCACACCACACAGGGTTCACACCACACAGAGTTCACACTACACAGGGTTTACACCACACAGAGTTCACACCACACAGGGTTCACACCACACAGGGTTCACACCACACAGGGTTCACACCACATGGGGTTCATACCACACAGAGTTCACACCACACAGGGTTCACACCACACAGAGTTCACACCACACAGAGTTCAAACCACATGGGGTTCACACCACACAGAGTTCACACCACACAGGGTTCACACCAC
Proteins encoded:
- the LOC134356700 gene encoding rhodopsin encodes the protein MNGTEGENFYVPMSNKTGVVRSPFEYPQYYLAEPWKFSVLAAYMFFLIITGFPINFLTLYVTVQHKKLRQPLNYILLNLAVADLFMVLGGFTTTVITSMNGYFVFGPTGCNFEGFFATLGGEVSLWCLVVLAIERYVVVCKPMSNFRFGSQHAIIGVAFTWIMALSCAGPPLLGWSRYIPEGMQCSCGIDYYTPKPEVNNESFVIYMFTVHFSLPLTVIFFCYGRLVCTVKEAAAQQQESESTQRAEREVTRMVIIMVIAFLVCWLPYAGVAVYIFTNQGSDFGPIFMTIPAFFAKSSALYNPLIYILMNKQFRNCMITTVCCGKNPFEEEETTSASASKTEVSSVSSSQVAPA